The following coding sequences are from one Pyxidicoccus xibeiensis window:
- a CDS encoding TolC family protein has protein sequence MATPPVLLLALLAVSSQTEPTPSPVLFQPKVEDAMLTPVPPAPRLVKDWNEALGLVRERSTDLRSAEAGVQRASGRWRQALGALLPNARVQAGVAHDLLNPDVPAGVSPGAAGDGRTPTTPAGTVTATLTQSVVDVSAWRGLSSARAAEAGAVASLQDVRRRLTLGVAQVLVATVAAERAAEINRVGLRQALERAALTQRSFELGAGNQLDVVRVEQDVAVARGALIAGDEQLRQTREALGFTLGFGQPVGVDPSFNLQGLVDQTRNDCAPLESLDARPDLVASRAQVESAKDSRRQASAGYLPTLGVSSTLYGLTTDPGFGRFATWNVSAVLSVPIWEGGSRSGLVRERAGVEEQASAALESARRDVELEVAQARRGVQVAEALVKTATESRDLAERTDRLTRRAFEVGRGSSLELVQSAAALRQAQLTLVLREFELVQARLDAFLTEARCDW, from the coding sequence ATGGCCACCCCTCCCGTCCTCCTCCTGGCGCTCCTCGCGGTCTCCTCCCAGACTGAGCCCACCCCGTCCCCCGTCCTCTTCCAGCCGAAGGTGGAGGACGCGATGCTCACCCCCGTCCCTCCCGCCCCCCGGCTGGTGAAGGACTGGAACGAGGCGCTGGGCCTGGTGCGCGAGCGCTCCACGGACCTGCGCAGCGCCGAGGCCGGCGTCCAGCGCGCCTCGGGCCGCTGGCGTCAGGCCCTCGGCGCGCTGCTGCCCAACGCGCGCGTCCAGGCCGGCGTGGCCCATGACCTCCTCAACCCGGACGTGCCCGCGGGGGTGTCCCCCGGTGCCGCTGGCGACGGGCGCACGCCCACCACGCCCGCGGGCACCGTCACCGCGACGCTGACGCAGTCGGTGGTGGACGTGAGCGCCTGGCGCGGGCTGTCCTCGGCCCGGGCCGCCGAGGCCGGCGCGGTGGCCAGCCTCCAGGACGTGCGCCGCCGCCTCACGCTGGGCGTGGCGCAGGTGCTGGTGGCCACGGTGGCCGCCGAGCGCGCCGCGGAAATCAACCGGGTGGGGCTGCGCCAGGCACTGGAGCGCGCCGCCCTCACCCAGCGCAGCTTCGAGCTGGGCGCGGGAAACCAGCTGGACGTGGTGCGCGTGGAGCAGGACGTGGCGGTGGCGCGCGGCGCCCTCATCGCCGGTGACGAGCAGCTTCGCCAGACGCGCGAGGCGCTGGGCTTCACGCTGGGCTTCGGCCAGCCGGTGGGCGTCGACCCGTCCTTCAACCTGCAGGGCCTGGTGGACCAGACGCGCAATGACTGCGCCCCGCTGGAGAGCCTGGACGCACGGCCCGACCTGGTGGCGTCGCGCGCCCAGGTGGAGTCCGCCAAGGACAGCCGGCGTCAGGCCTCCGCCGGCTACCTGCCCACGCTGGGCGTCTCCAGCACCCTCTACGGCCTCACCACCGACCCGGGCTTCGGCCGCTTCGCCACGTGGAATGTCTCCGCCGTGCTCTCGGTGCCGATTTGGGAAGGTGGCAGCCGCTCGGGGCTGGTGCGCGAGCGCGCGGGCGTGGAGGAGCAGGCGTCCGCGGCGCTGGAGAGCGCGCGCCGGGACGTGGAGCTGGAGGTGGCCCAGGCGCGGCGCGGGGTGCAGGTGGCCGAGGCGCTGGTGAAGACGGCGACCGAGTCGAGAGACCTCGCGGAGCGCACCGACCGGCTGACGCGCCGGGCTTTTGAAGTGGGCCGCGGCAGCAGCCTGGAGCTGGTGCAGAGCGCGGCGGCCCTGCGCCAGGCACAGCTGACGCTGGTGCTGCGCGAATTCGAGCTGGTCCAGGCACGCCTGGACGCATTCCTGACGGAGGCCCGGTGCGACTGGTGA
- a CDS encoding efflux RND transporter periplasmic adaptor subunit: MRWVRPLEALKKTVWSGVVLAAVAGCSGQKAAPAAPPPREVEVVTLAPHEVRDTGEYLGSLLSRQSLTVLPQVAGYIRNIHVRPGQQVEAGAALVEVDAREETAALDSAQAQLSSSQVNLELSRRTLARTEALHKEGLASAQELEAGRAQVQAAEAASRSSAAQVAQRQVQLQYHVVRAPFAGTVGDVVIRQGDFVSATTPLTSVAQSDVLEVSVAVPSTRARSLKPDTALEVLDAQGKVLLTSSIFFVAPQADPRTQLVEVKAAFRNTGGLRPSELVRARIVYSVRDALQIPALAVVRQSGQPFALVVKEKDGKTVVERRPITLGALGDMAYVVEKGLSAGDLVAVSSMQALRDGMPVKVKVHGTPRATVDSGSGVKLSTVAAPAVGSSR, translated from the coding sequence GTGAGATGGGTGCGCCCCCTGGAGGCGCTGAAGAAGACGGTGTGGAGTGGGGTGGTGCTGGCCGCAGTGGCGGGCTGCTCGGGACAGAAGGCCGCTCCGGCCGCGCCCCCGCCTCGCGAGGTGGAAGTCGTCACGCTCGCGCCCCATGAGGTGCGGGACACCGGCGAGTACCTCGGCTCGCTGCTGTCGCGGCAGAGCCTCACCGTGCTGCCGCAGGTGGCCGGCTACATCCGGAATATTCACGTGCGCCCCGGCCAGCAGGTGGAGGCCGGCGCGGCGCTGGTGGAAGTCGACGCGCGCGAGGAGACGGCCGCGCTCGACAGCGCCCAGGCGCAGCTCAGCTCCTCGCAGGTGAACCTGGAGCTGTCGCGCCGCACACTCGCCCGCACGGAGGCGCTCCACAAGGAGGGCCTCGCCAGCGCCCAGGAGCTGGAGGCCGGCCGCGCGCAGGTTCAGGCCGCCGAGGCCGCATCCCGCTCCTCCGCCGCACAGGTGGCGCAGCGCCAGGTGCAGCTGCAGTACCACGTGGTGCGCGCCCCCTTCGCCGGCACCGTGGGCGACGTCGTCATCCGCCAGGGTGACTTCGTCAGCGCCACCACGCCGCTGACCAGCGTGGCCCAGTCGGACGTCCTCGAGGTGAGCGTGGCGGTGCCCTCAACGCGCGCCCGCTCGCTGAAGCCGGACACGGCGCTGGAAGTCCTCGACGCCCAGGGCAAGGTGCTGCTCACCAGCTCCATCTTCTTCGTGGCACCGCAGGCCGACCCGCGCACCCAACTGGTGGAGGTAAAGGCCGCCTTCCGCAACACGGGGGGCCTGCGCCCCAGCGAGCTGGTGCGTGCGCGCATCGTCTACTCCGTGCGGGACGCCCTGCAGATTCCGGCGCTCGCGGTGGTGCGCCAGAGCGGCCAGCCCTTCGCGCTGGTGGTGAAGGAGAAGGACGGCAAGACGGTGGTGGAGCGCCGCCCCATCACCCTGGGCGCGCTGGGCGACATGGCCTACGTGGTGGAGAAGGGCCTGTCGGCGGGAGACCTCGTCGCCGTCTCCTCCATGCAGGCGCTGCGCGATGGCATGCCCGTGAAGGTGAAGGTGCATGGCACGCCCCGAGCCACGGTGGACTCGGGCTCGGGCGTGAAACTGTCGACGGTGGCTGCTCCCGCTGTCGGAAGCAGCCGCTGA